The sequence below is a genomic window from Desulfomonile tiedjei.
GAAAATGCTAACTTCGGATGAGCGTTTCAAAGTAGTGACCGTGAAAGAACTTTGGAATATTTTCGTCAATAATCCCCAGGCCCTGGAGGGCCCTGCTTTCATTCCATACACCGGCCTCTATTTGACTTACATGAAATCTTGGCGCCACTTCTCCGGCCACCACAGCATCAAGAACAAAATCGTAGCCCTGGCGCCGATTCTAATAATTTTGGTTTTGGCAGTTATCTCTGTGTACTTGTACAGGTCCGGACGATCTTCACGCGCTCGATGACCGGTCACGATTCCCGCGCCATCTCCGAGAAAGCGGAAATTATCTCTTCAGGGTCCCAACGCTTGGTGTAATCCGTGTCCAAAAAGGCCATTCGAATCTTTCCATCTCTATCGATCACATAAGTGGCGGTCAATGGAAGCTCAAACGCGTCGTCCGCGTTTGTAGCTTTCAGATCGATCTTGAAACTCTCATAGACGGTTCGCAGGTCCTCGGGGAGTTGGAATACAAGTCCGAATCGTCTGGCTACACGGTTCCCTTGATCGCTGAGCACATCAAAAGTCACCCCGCTTTTCTGGACCGTTGAATTGGCGCTCTCGGGGGTTTCGGGCGAAATGGCCAGGACAGTCCCACCATGCTCTTTAATCCTCGGCAACGCGAGCTGCAATGACCGCAGCTCCAGAATGCAGTACGGTCACCATCCTCCTCGGTAGAAACTAAGAACCACAGGGCCCGCGGCCAACAAGCCGGCCAAGGAAATCGGTTTGTTCTCGGCATTAGGCAAAACGAATTCCGGCGCGGCGTCTCCAGCCCTCAGGCACTTGTCCAGAATCCCGGATTGCTCAAGTTCCCCGGCAGCTCGGTCCATTACAGCCAATTTCTCGCCGGGAATCCGATTTCGCGATCCTTCTCGATACTTCGCCAGTTCTTCTGTCAGGGACATGATCGATGCTCCTCCTACATTTGTCGCTGTCAACGCACAAGCGGTTGTTTGTCCGGTTCCCGGGCTCCGCCTGGGAACGAGGATTATCACGCCTTTGGGGGCCACAACCTCTAGGGTCTGGTCGCGCTCTCTCTGATCAGTGCAGGGGTCCGTTCGTCCAGCTCTCGCTGGAGCTGGAGCAAGACAATGGCCCCGATTACCATGGCCGCGCCTGCCAACTGGAGCGGCTCCAACTTCTCGCCGAGTGCGAAGTAGGCCATGAAACCCGCGCAGATCGGCTCCAGCGTAGCTGTGATCATGGCCCTTGTTGACCTGATGAAGTTTATCCCCACGAAGTAAAGCCCGAACGGCACAATAGTGCCCATCACCACAATGTAGAGCAGTCCTGCCCACTGGGTCCAGTCATACGTGGCGTGTAAATATTTGAATGGCGGGTGGATCAAATGCCACGTCACAGCGGCAAAGACCAGGGAATAAAAGACCACCGTCCAGGGAGAATACTTGTGCATGGCCCATTCTCCGAACAGGGCGTATGCCGCGTAGCATACGGCCCCGGCCAGGCCGCCCAGTATTCCCAGGCGGTTCATCTGGAGCAGCTGAAGATTGTAACCGCCGACCACCAGGTAACATCCTCCAATTGCGGCTATCAACGCGACTATTTTGTACCACTTGGGCTTTTCGCCCCAAAAAAGGATGGCAAAAACCGCCACCAATACTGGCGCCAAGTATTGGAGGAGTATCGCAGCCATAACCTGGATCTTGCTGATGGCATAGAAATACGTGATTTGCACCAGGGCCATGATCAGCCCGCCAAGCACAATGAAGTAGCCGATGTCACGGAATCGAATCCTGAACAAGGGGCGAGCGAACAGTGTAAAAGCCCCGGCCAGGATCAGAGATGCAAATGTCACCCGGAGCTGGACGAGGTCAAAAGGCGTGATGCCGCCTTGAAAGAGCGCTTTGCCCGCGGTCCCCGAAGACGCCCACAAAACCGCTGCAATCATCACACACAGGTAACCTTTTGTTGAACTTGAAATCATGGAAACCACTTTGGCCTACCCCGGCCGGTGCATCAAAGAAAAAGGCGGGCACGGCCCGCCCCGCCACGGTTGTTACTTATCACTTACATTGAACGCGAATTGTCATAAGTTGCTTCGAAAGCAACCCTCAGACACGTCAGGCTTACCATAGTCGAGAGAGCCCGTCAAATAGGCATTTCATACGCCTCGATGCCCTGTCCCTTCAGGTAAGTCGCGGCCCTCCATCCAAAATCGACGTTCCTTGCTTGGCGACTTCCGCTGCCAGCGGAAGTCGCCAAGCAAGCGAGATATGGAAGTTTTTGGAGAGGGGTGCGGGGAGGTCCCGCGTTCCGCGGGATTACAAAAAGGTCCTCCCCGCAGGATCTCGACGCCTGATATACGAAATCAGCTCCTGTGCCGCCTTGGATGCCGCTTTGATCCGGTCGTAATCAATTGGAACGTTGTTCAAATATTGCAATATCAGGGCATCCCCGCGACGAACCGCGGCGGGCAAAATCCCCGCAAAGAAGAACCCCTGTTTTTCGAATTCAGCGGTCAGGTGAAACGTTGCCGGATCGGAAAGATCGAGGTACAAATTGATTACTTCTGTTCCTTTAAGGCACAGTTCTCTTACTGTAGACCTCAATTCTTCGACCACACGGCTGCCGTATTGGTCAATTTCTATGCGAGCGAAGTTCAGCGTTCCAATAGTTGTGGTTCTGATTATCGAGTGCGAATCGTCTGCTCGGAAGTCCACGCTCGTTGGCCTGCTAAATTCCGGCACCGGGCCGAGGTTCTCGTACAGCTTGCCGATGATTTCCATGTGATGTTCAGGAACGTACAGGGCAGCATTCGGAGGCTCTCGGAGGTATTTGAAATGTACGATTAAGCTGCCGCGTTGGCTTAATTGGTCGGCCAACTCCCTGAATTTCACGGTCGTGGGGATGAAACCAAGAATCAGGGCGCAATCCTTGAATCCGAAGCGATGGCCGACCTGTTGGGAATACGTGTGATTGGTTACGGCCTGGCCGAACACACCCATTAAGCCGCGGATTTTAGCTTGTTCAACGAGGTAGCCCGTTAGCTTGGCAAAGCAGCCCTGGGAACGATATTCAGGCTTTACCACTCCTTGTCCCATTTCAGCTATACGCGAGTTGCTGTCCCATGAAATGAGAGCACAATGCCCTGCGATTTCGCCGTCAATTACCGCGACAGCGGAGAGGACCCGGCCGCTCTCGTTCAAGGCCGCGAGCTGGTCAGGGTAATAAAGCAGCTCATACCCGTACGAGTACCCGTAAGCTCGATAAATGCACTTGGAGACCTCGACCGCCTCGGAAGGCTTCATCGCCCGGACAGTGCATTCGAGATCTTGTGGCACCCGCGGCTTATCCGCGTTGGGCCTGGCGTAAGGCTCCAGTTCACAAGCCTGGTAATAATCCGTTATGCTTCTGTTCCGCAGATATTTTATCAGGACGGTTTCTTTTCCATCACGGCCCAGGTTGTGGAAGCGAACCTCGTCCATATAGTCCTCTATGCAC
It includes:
- a CDS encoding AhpC/TSA family protein, with the translated sequence MSLTEELAKYREGSRNRIPGEKLAVMDRAAGELEQSGILDKCLRAGDAAPEFVLPNAENKPISLAGLLAAGPVVLSFYRGGWUPYCILELRSLQLALPRIKEHGGTVLAISPETPESANSTVQKSGVTFDVLSDQGNRVARRFGLVFQLPEDLRTVYESFKIDLKATNADDAFELPLTATYVIDRDGKIRMAFLDTDYTKRWDPEEIISAFSEMARES
- a CDS encoding EamA family transporter → MISSSTKGYLCVMIAAVLWASSGTAGKALFQGGITPFDLVQLRVTFASLILAGAFTLFARPLFRIRFRDIGYFIVLGGLIMALVQITYFYAISKIQVMAAILLQYLAPVLVAVFAILFWGEKPKWYKIVALIAAIGGCYLVVGGYNLQLLQMNRLGILGGLAGAVCYAAYALFGEWAMHKYSPWTVVFYSLVFAAVTWHLIHPPFKYLHATYDWTQWAGLLYIVVMGTIVPFGLYFVGINFIRSTRAMITATLEPICAGFMAYFALGEKLEPLQLAGAAMVIGAIVLLQLQRELDERTPALIRESATRP
- a CDS encoding ATP-binding protein, with amino-acid sequence METKCQFSKLTIPADVEYAGVAGNYAAGVARLIGFDGEDCRKIELGVSQAVSQVVRYSFDPDESATIDVSCERIPAGLKVAIDDKGLPLDPQRTQTGECSVDADEGPSELLCIEDYMDEVRFHNLGRDGKETVLIKYLRNRSITDYYQACELEPYARPNADKPRVPQDLECTVRAMKPSEAVEVSKCIYRAYGYSYGYELLYYPDQLAALNESGRVLSAVAVIDGEIAGHCALISWDSNSRIAEMGQGVVKPEYRSQGCFAKLTGYLVEQAKIRGLMGVFGQAVTNHTYSQQVGHRFGFKDCALILGFIPTTVKFRELADQLSQRGSLIVHFKYLREPPNAALYVPEHHMEIIGKLYENLGPVPEFSRPTSVDFRADDSHSIIRTTTIGTLNFARIEIDQYGSRVVEELRSTVRELCLKGTEVINLYLDLSDPATFHLTAEFEKQGFFFAGILPAAVRRGDALILQYLNNVPIDYDRIKAASKAAQELISYIRRRDPAGRTFL